The genome window GTGTCTTCCAATCTAGACATTCGTTTCAATTCACAAACGAGTTTTGAGTATGTTGCTACAATCAACGTAGATATTTAGTGTGTGTTTGTCATTCTATTTTTCTAGATCTACTCTATCCCCAGCGGAAGAAATACACGAAGACTCCTGCGGGAGGAAGGGCCTCGGCGAGTCTTCGAAGTGCGAAGCACAAGAAGGCTCGCCAGCCCCCCGCGGAAAGCGAAGTGTATTTCTGGAGCGACGGCCAAGGAAGCAAATATCATCCTAAGTTATTTCGCAGTTTTTCTAGTTTTAACAAAAAGTTGTGAATCGAACTTGATTAAAAGAGCAGCAGGGATAAATTGTATCGCTGCTGCTTTTTATTTCCAGTATTCCCATTGCCCACGAAGCAGCTTGACGACATGTGCAAACATTTCTTTCCTAGAAACAAGATCATTTGTGAATATACCAATTGTTCCTTCGTGCGTACTAACTTCTTTCCTGTTTGCATAGTCATCCATGATCTCCCCTAGTTCAAAACCATTCTTCAGCGATTCGACAAGTTCATTTGGCAAAGCAATTCGTGCACCACTTGCTGTAAAAATGCGCCAATCCTCTGCGACTAATGCTCCCCAATTACATAAATATAATGTATCACCAACAAACATCACGCCACCTTCTAAACCTATCCCAATTCCGTTTGTCGTGTATTTCCTGCATTCCATTGCTCGATTAATTGCCCCTTGTTTCGTTTCCTCATCGGAAAATGGTTGTGCGGATACTTTTGATTTTGCTTCAATTGCATTCACTTGATCACTTTCAAATATTTCTGCAACTGCTTGAACTTTTGTAGGATTCTTTGAACCAATAATAATCTCCATCTATACAACTCCCTTAAAAATAGCCGCCACCATAATGGTGACAGCTAATCGTCATGTTAATTCGAATTCATAATGTGATTTACTGTATTTTGATCTGTTTCTTTCACTAATTTTACAAGTAATTCCTTTGCTGCAGCGTAATCATCGATGTGAATAATCGATGCAGCTGTATGAATATATCTTGAACAAATTCCAATTACAGCAGTAGGCACCCCTTCTCCACTTAGATGGATTTTTCCGCCGTCAGTACCACCTTGCGAAATAAAATATTGATAGGGAATGTTATTGGATTCAGCTGTATCAAGCACAAATTCTCGCATCCCTTTATGCGTAATCATCGTCCGGTCAAAAATTCTTAGCAATGCACCTTTTCCTAACTGACCGAATGCCGTTTTGTCACCTGATGCGTCATTTGCAGGAGATGCATCGAGAACATATGCAATATCTGGGTTAATCATATTTGTCGCTACTTGTGCCCCTCGCAATCCAACCTCTTCTTGTACCGTCGCACCAGAATATAATTTATTTGGAAGCTTTTCTCCTTGCAGTTCTTTTAATAACTCAATTGATAATCCGCAGCCATATCGGTTATCCCATGCCTTTGCAAGAATTTTATTACTGTTTGCCATCGGTTGGAATGGTGTAACTGGTACGATTGAATCACCAGGTCGTACCCCAATTTTCTTTACATCTTCTCGATCATCTGCACCGATATCGATAAGCATATTCTTGATTTCCATCGGTTTATTCCTCTGCGCATCTGTTAAAAGATGTGGCGGAATCGAACCAATTACACCAATCACTGGACCATTTGCTGTTATAATTTGCACTCGCTGTGCAAGTAATACTTGGCTCCACCAGCCACCTAAAGGTTGAAACCGAATCATACCATTTTCCGTTATTTGCGACACCATGAATCCAACTTCATCCATATGCCCAGCTACCATAACCTTTGGACCGTCGCCATGTTTCACACCAAAGACACCGCCAAGATTGTCTTGTATGACTTCATCTGCATATTTTTCTAATTCTTCTTTCATATATGCCCGAACAAGATGTTCATTCCCCGATGCACCCGGTAGTTCTGTTAAATTTTTAAAAAGATCTAACGTCTCTTGGTTCAATATAATCCCTCCACTTTTTACTATGTAATGACCTCATTATACCGGAAAGCGATTTAGATTTTCCACTCCCTGCTTTAATTGGGAAAATTCCCCTACAGCATCATAACGTTTTCATTTTCATATTTTATATTGTATACTATTTACTAATAGAAACGGCAAACATATTGATTATTATCTTAAAGTAGGTGAAGGAAATGAAGAAAAGAGATATCTTTCTCGCATTCGGAATAGGTGCAGCTGTAGGTTTCTTGGCGAAGCAGCAAGTCGATCTTTATCAAAAAATTTCCCCAGAAAAAGCATTACATAATGCAAAGGAAGCATATAAGAAAAACGGACCAATCAGTGGCTCATGGATTTATATGAAACCAGAGGAAATTGAAAAAAATGGCCTTGTATTTAACGCATATCGTGGTGGGATTACGCGTAGTATCGACGGTAAAAATAAGCAATATGAATTTTATGTAGATTTAGAAACGGGTGGCATTATCGAATCCGTACAGACTGCTTAATGAAAAAAGAATCGGCACATCGGCCGATCCTTTTTTATTTATATGGATATCGAACACGCGCCACTTCGGCTATCTTCTCTCCTGCATGATTAAATTTAATTGCACGATAATAGGCATCATGATAAAAAGTGTACCACGCTTCCTTACGATAACCATAAGCCATCCAATACTCCTTCTCATGCACTGAAGTGACTGGATAATCATCATATGCAAGTGCCCATAATTTATTCTGATGTGCATGTGTCGGCATTAAATCGGCCATATGGATGAAACAATCTTCTCCATCCTCAAAAACAATAATTGAATGACCCTCACTATGACCTCCAGTATGAATCAAACGCAGGCCTGGCACAATTTCAATTTCGTCAGCAAATGTTTCTACCTGTTCCTCAACGGGCTGCCAATTGCTCTCGAAATACGTGTTCACAGAGCGAATATTCGGATTGCGCATCTCATTCCACTCAATCGCAGATGTATAGATTACCGCATTGGTAAATTGCGATATGTAAGTTTTCTCTCCTGCTTTCTTCGTTAAGCCATTCGCATGATCATAATGTAAATGCGTCATTAACACCGCGTCAATATCGTCAGCAGATAACCTGAGTTTAGCTAACGACTCATTAATTGAAGCTTGTTCTATTACACCAAAATTTCGTAATTGTTTTTCCGTTAGTTTATCATTTCCTTGCCCTGTTTCGATAAGAAAATGCTTCCCATCGATCTGCAAAAGAATCGGGTCAGCACGCAGTTCAATCTGATTTTTCTCATTATGTTGGTATTTCTTTGCCCACAATGCTTTAGGAACCACCCCAAACATTGCCCCACCATCAAGAAACGATACCCCTCCATTTAACCATGTTAACTTCGCTCTTCCTACTTGTAATTGCTCCATCAACTCAGCCCCTTTCATCTCTTTTTAGTGTAACGAATGATATCGCAATCCGCAAAAGTTAGCACCCAATCTATCTGAATTGTTATAAAACATTAGAAAACTAAGGTTTAACCAAGCCCTTCGGTGACAGCCTTAGTTGCACTTATGTAGTAAGAAAATCTCTATACTTTCTTAACTACTAAAAAATCCGCACGATGTCCATAATGAACAACGAGCGGATTTAACTGCTTATTCTTTCACAAAATCAATCGTACTTCTAACCGTATCAATTGGGCGCACCATTTTTTCAATTGACTCACGTTTTGGTTCCAAAAACGGAGGTAAAGATAACTTTTCTCCAAGTGTTTCATAAGGTTCATCCCCCATAAACCCAGGGCCATCTGTTGCAAACTCAAATAAGATTTGTGGTGCAACTCTTGCATATAATGACTCGAAAAAGTGACGATCTACATATCCAGATGTTGGGAATCCAAAGCTGCTCATTCGTTCAATCCACTCTTCTAAGACAGCGCGATTCTCAACACGGAATGCCGCATGATGCACTGTTCCAAATCCTTGACGAGCAGGTGGTAACACTACATTCTTCTCAACATAGATTTGCGCTCCATTGCCACCATCACCAACTTCAAATAAATGCAATGATCCATCTTGTGCAATCTCTTTAAATAATAGAACCTTTTCTAATACTTCCTTGAAATAATCGAATTGTTCAATACGTACATGGATCGGTCCTAATCCTGTTATCGCATATTCAAGCGGTACTGGTCCTTTTTGCCATGGCGTTCCCGATGCAATGCCTTTGTCATTTTCATCAGAAATCAATTGATATTGCTGATCATCGAAGTCAACAAAGGAAAGGGTCTTCACACCAAACGTTTCTTTAATCCCCGTATGCTTCACCTCTAGACGGTTAAAGCGTCTTACCCAGTAGTCTAATGCAGCGTCTGTTGGCACCCTGAAAGATGTTTTATAAATTTCATTCGTCCCATGCTGCCCCTTAGGAATTCCCGGAAAATCAAAGAACGTCATATCAGTTCCCGCGCTCCCCTTATCATCTGCGAAAAACAAGTGATATGTTTGAATATCATCTTGGTTTACTGTTTTCTTCACTAAACGCATTCCTAAAACATTCGTGAAAAACTTATAATTTTCTTCAGCACTGCTCGTAATTGCGGTTACATGGTGCATTCCTTTTAAATGGTTCATGGATCATACCTCCATTATAGTTAAAATATTTTTATTTAAAGTATCTTTAATTCAATATAAATATACACTGAAATAGATAGATTGTCAAATAGGCCTACTCAAAAAATATTCGATTATTTTTTCGTAATAGAAGGAAAATTAAGAATTAATGTTGAACTATTCAATATGGGGTGATAATATGGAAAACGATATGGGTATGAATGAGAAGGCTTATACAACTAGTGAAATAGCAGTAATGCTCGATATGGGTGTCACAACAGTGAGGAAATATGCACAATATCTCGAGAAGGTTGGCTATGAGTTTTTTAAGACAAAGAATAATGCACGATTATTTGTAGACAGTGATATTATGGCACTTCGATACTTAAAGGAATTAAGGGGAAAATCATCGATTTCAGTAGAACAAGCAACGAATATTGTGATTGAGAAGTTTAGCAAGGAAGCAAACAGGGAAATACAACAAGAGAGTCCTCCAATTCTGCAGCCTGCTAATAAACAATACGATGAATTAAAAGGCATGATGGAAAACCAAAATGCGCTTATAAAGGAACTGGTCACACGATTAGATAAACAACAGGAACACATTAATAATCGGTTAAATGAACGTGATAAACATTTAATGCAAGTTATGAATGAGCGCCTAGAAACACAGCGCTTGACCGCAGCATCAATTGAAGAAGCTAATGCTAAAGGAAAATCTACCTTCTTCAGCAGACTTTTTAGTAAAGCAAGATGATATATTGCTTTCCATCTGTATTCCTGAGAAATTTAAAAACTAACTAATATACTTTGGTTTTAACACAACAACTATAGAAAGAGGTGGCATTAATGATACAAGTAAATGTTACAGTTCAATTTTCTGATCGTTATTATCATACTAATGTAATTACACATCGGGATTCAACGGAAGAGGAAATTTTCCAGCTTGCATTAAACCAAGTTCAACAACAATGGAGAGTGTAGAGGATTCATGTGCACCAATCCAAACTAACATCCCCATGAGTTAACCACAACAAAGGCACGATTAATTCAATGTAAAAGCTATTATTCTTCCTGACAAACAATTTAGGTAAATGCCACGAATCGAATACCAAACCTAAAAATAGACCCTTATACCATTATTCTTAATATCCTCTTAAGAATATAGTGGTATAAGGGTCTATTTTGTGCTAGAGCAATCTAAGATTAATTCTTCCTGCACTTACAACAGAACAGTGAAATATATTACTTATCATTTTTCTCCTAACTGTATTAAGTAAATTAGATAGGCAAAATAATTATTATTTGATATTATTCTTATTATACTTTATGGTAAATGAGTTATTTTTTCTATAACAGGGAAAACTAAGTGAAATACTGCACATAATATTAGGGGGAATTGATTTGAAGGCAAATGAATGGAAGTGGGCATTAGCGATTTTAGTAATTATATTATTAGCTTATATACTGCCGTATACAATTTTAACGGAAGTAGCTAATTGGTATGGCAGCTTATTAATATGGATCGTGCTAACACTTATTGTTATAATAATGAATTATTTTATTTCTAGGAATTGGGGTAAATAGAGATGAGCACAACTTATGTATGGTGGGCAATTGCAATATATGTTTTGGCATCGCTTTTTGTTGCCTATTTATCAAGAAGCGGGAAACAATCAAGTATGTCTAGTTATTTCATAGGGGATCGAAAATTAAATGGGTTTGTGTCAGCACTAAGCTATAGCGCAACAACTTACAGTGCATTTATGCTAGTAGGACTATCAGGGCTAACTTATATGGGTGGTGTTGGCGCTTTAGGATTTGAGCTTATTTATTTAATGGGGGTTTCCTTAGTTGCATTTTTTGGTCCCAGATTTTGGTTAGTCGGAAAGAAATACGGCTATGTTACACCTTCTGAAATGTTAGGAGATCGATATGATAATAAGGCTGTTGCAATTGTTGTTTCAATCTCAAGCTGTTTGTTTTTAATTCCTTATAGTGCAGTACAACTTGCGGGTGTGGGATATTTATTACAAGGGATGACAGACAATGCAATATCATTTACAACAGGAGTCATTATCGCAACGGTACTTGCAATCGTATTTTCGTTTATTGCTGGAATTCGCTCTGTAGCATGGACCGACTCCCTGCAAGCATTATTTATGATTATTACATCCACTGTAGTAGTAATTATAATAATAAGTAAATTGGGTGGGTTAGGAGATTTCATACATACATTAGAAACCGATCATTCCGAATTACTTACAGTGCCTGGTAATGGTTTTTGGAATTTCACAACTTTTCTAGGGATGACAATACCATGGTTTTTCTTTAGTCTTTCCAACCCACAAGTCAGCCAAAGGCTCTATATGCCAAAATCCCTGAAAAGCTTAAAAACAATGTTAATGGGCTTCATGATTTTTGGTTTTATCTATACTATAGTTGCTATCGTCTGGGGATTTTCTGCAGCTATTAAATTCCCTGGATTAGAAAATGCTGATTTAGCTACACCATTACTACTGTCTTCTGACCTGGTACCACCTATTTTAGGAGCCATTGTCATGGTCGGAATTATGGCGGCGGCAGTATCAACTATTGATTCGATCCTGCTTACATTATCATCCTTATTCGCTCGTGATGTTTATGGGAACTTAAAGAAAGGTGCTACAGATTTGATGCAGCTTCGTGTTGGGAAATTAGTAATCCCAATCATTGCAATACTAGCATTTCTATTTGCAGAGCTTGAAGTAAATTTAATTGCGGTACTATCCGTAGCATCCTCCGCTGGATTACTAGTAGTAGTTCCAGCTATTATCGGTACTTTCTTCTGGAAAAGAGGAACAGCAGCAGGAGTTCTAACAAGTGTCATCATTGGTGGATTAATCGTAGTTAT of Oceanobacillus zhaokaii contains these proteins:
- a CDS encoding ring-cleaving dioxygenase, coding for MNHLKGMHHVTAITSSAEENYKFFTNVLGMRLVKKTVNQDDIQTYHLFFADDKGSAGTDMTFFDFPGIPKGQHGTNEIYKTSFRVPTDAALDYWVRRFNRLEVKHTGIKETFGVKTLSFVDFDDQQYQLISDENDKGIASGTPWQKGPVPLEYAITGLGPIHVRIEQFDYFKEVLEKVLLFKEIAQDGSLHLFEVGDGGNGAQIYVEKNVVLPPARQGFGTVHHAAFRVENRAVLEEWIERMSSFGFPTSGYVDRHFFESLYARVAPQILFEFATDGPGFMGDEPYETLGEKLSLPPFLEPKRESIEKMVRPIDTVRSTIDFVKE
- a CDS encoding BA3454 family stress response protein; amino-acid sequence: MIQVNVTVQFSDRYYHTNVITHRDSTEEEIFQLALNQVQQQWRV
- a CDS encoding sodium:solute symporter family protein — its product is MSTTYVWWAIAIYVLASLFVAYLSRSGKQSSMSSYFIGDRKLNGFVSALSYSATTYSAFMLVGLSGLTYMGGVGALGFELIYLMGVSLVAFFGPRFWLVGKKYGYVTPSEMLGDRYDNKAVAIVVSISSCLFLIPYSAVQLAGVGYLLQGMTDNAISFTTGVIIATVLAIVFSFIAGIRSVAWTDSLQALFMIITSTVVVIIIISKLGGLGDFIHTLETDHSELLTVPGNGFWNFTTFLGMTIPWFFFSLSNPQVSQRLYMPKSLKSLKTMLMGFMIFGFIYTIVAIVWGFSAAIKFPGLENADLATPLLLSSDLVPPILGAIVMVGIMAAAVSTIDSILLTLSSLFARDVYGNLKKGATDLMQLRVGKLVIPIIAILAFLFAELEVNLIAVLSVASSAGLLVVVPAIIGTFFWKRGTAAGVLTSVIIGGLIVVIIELTQIKPLGLASGIWGIVISTLLFIIVSLLTKAPEKKANEFLGYIRTALEKEKR
- a CDS encoding PepSY domain-containing protein; protein product: MKKRDIFLAFGIGAAVGFLAKQQVDLYQKISPEKALHNAKEAYKKNGPISGSWIYMKPEEIEKNGLVFNAYRGGITRSIDGKNKQYEFYVDLETGGIIESVQTA
- a CDS encoding DUF84 family protein; this translates as MEIIIGSKNPTKVQAVAEIFESDQVNAIEAKSKVSAQPFSDEETKQGAINRAMECRKYTTNGIGIGLEGGVMFVGDTLYLCNWGALVAEDWRIFTASGARIALPNELVESLKNGFELGEIMDDYANRKEVSTHEGTIGIFTNDLVSRKEMFAHVVKLLRGQWEYWK
- a CDS encoding M42 family metallopeptidase encodes the protein MNQETLDLFKNLTELPGASGNEHLVRAYMKEELEKYADEVIQDNLGGVFGVKHGDGPKVMVAGHMDEVGFMVSQITENGMIRFQPLGGWWSQVLLAQRVQIITANGPVIGVIGSIPPHLLTDAQRNKPMEIKNMLIDIGADDREDVKKIGVRPGDSIVPVTPFQPMANSNKILAKAWDNRYGCGLSIELLKELQGEKLPNKLYSGATVQEEVGLRGAQVATNMINPDIAYVLDASPANDASGDKTAFGQLGKGALLRIFDRTMITHKGMREFVLDTAESNNIPYQYFISQGGTDGGKIHLSGEGVPTAVIGICSRYIHTAASIIHIDDYAAAKELLVKLVKETDQNTVNHIMNSN
- a CDS encoding YtnP family quorum-quenching lactonase; this translates as MEQLQVGRAKLTWLNGGVSFLDGGAMFGVVPKALWAKKYQHNEKNQIELRADPILLQIDGKHFLIETGQGNDKLTEKQLRNFGVIEQASINESLAKLRLSADDIDAVLMTHLHYDHANGLTKKAGEKTYISQFTNAVIYTSAIEWNEMRNPNIRSVNTYFESNWQPVEEQVETFADEIEIVPGLRLIHTGGHSEGHSIIVFEDGEDCFIHMADLMPTHAHQNKLWALAYDDYPVTSVHEKEYWMAYGYRKEAWYTFYHDAYYRAIKFNHAGEKIAEVARVRYPYK